A stretch of the Vulcanisaeta souniana JCM 11219 genome encodes the following:
- a CDS encoding cation:proton antiporter, with protein MPTGETIFLTLLEVSILILLADLAGGVLSRYGFPRVVAELLIGLALSPYALGSLLNAFMHLELFTINDYLLFLTNLSIILLLFASGLEHGLSTLREGGIYGVLAAVFGAITPFALVYWALTTVGLQPTESAIIALSTAPTSLAVVAGIIEREGLTGLPSTRVLITAASIDDVVALILLSMVITTVGAGGLTYGAITAAVKTVALWVLVFILSVLFIPRALNRVGEEVITYASLVVLFGIVLIMTTLGFSEVIAAFIAGVAVAESRSSQRVRETVNVLLAIFGSIFFIAMGLQLNFRYILNTEVLVVALVVSLAAVVGKVVGIYPFAYLRLRNRRDSMVVSYGMIPRGEMGLVIASIGLSSGLINMGEFGIIILMVLITTIVGAVVYRREACRVRLTRTD; from the coding sequence GTGCCTACTGGCGAGACTATCTTCCTCACGCTCCTTGAGGTTAGCATACTAATCCTACTAGCTGACTTGGCCGGTGGTGTCCTCTCTAGGTATGGCTTTCCCAGGGTAGTCGCCGAACTCCTGATAGGACTTGCCCTAAGCCCATACGCACTGGGCTCACTACTGAACGCGTTCATGCACCTGGAGTTATTCACAATCAATGATTACCTACTATTCCTAACAAACCTCTCAATAATACTCCTACTCTTCGCCTCGGGCCTTGAGCACGGCCTATCCACACTCAGGGAAGGCGGCATATACGGCGTATTAGCCGCCGTCTTCGGGGCCATAACCCCCTTCGCCCTGGTCTACTGGGCCTTAACAACCGTTGGGTTGCAACCCACGGAATCCGCAATAATTGCCCTATCGACGGCACCCACGAGCCTAGCCGTGGTCGCCGGGATCATCGAGCGTGAGGGCTTGACGGGCCTACCAAGCACTAGGGTTTTGATCACGGCGGCGTCGATAGACGATGTCGTGGCTCTAATACTCCTTTCCATGGTCATAACCACCGTGGGCGCCGGCGGCCTTACGTATGGCGCCATAACCGCGGCTGTCAAGACCGTGGCCCTTTGGGTCCTGGTATTCATACTGTCCGTGCTATTCATACCCAGGGCCCTGAATAGGGTTGGTGAGGAGGTGATTACCTACGCATCCCTAGTGGTCCTCTTCGGCATAGTCCTCATAATGACTACGCTGGGCTTCTCCGAGGTCATTGCCGCGTTCATAGCCGGCGTGGCCGTTGCCGAGAGCAGGTCCTCGCAGAGGGTTAGGGAGACTGTGAACGTGTTACTGGCAATATTCGGCTCCATATTCTTCATAGCCATGGGCCTACAACTAAACTTCAGGTATATACTCAATACTGAGGTACTGGTGGTGGCACTCGTGGTTTCATTAGCAGCGGTGGTTGGTAAGGTCGTTGGTATATACCCATTCGCCTACCTAAGGCTTCGTAATCGCCGTGACTCAATGGTCGTCAGCTACGGCATGATACCCAGGGGTGAGATGGGACTCGTAATCGCATCCATAGGGTTGAGCAGTGGCTTAATTAACATGGGTGAGTTCGGCATCATAATACTCATGGTGTTGATAACAACCATAGTCGGCGCCGTAGTGTACAGGCGCGAGGCCTGTAGGGTACGACTAACGAGGACGGACTAA
- a CDS encoding ABC transporter ATP-binding protein, with the protein MGCALRIEKLTVKYGSKAAVDGLNTCVRSGETYCLLGPNGAGKTSTIKAVLGLVRYDGVIDILSMGPPRPEVMNNVGAVLETPLVLETLSPRDFLEFVGSVRGVGDSRYVEALVRALGLEEFIDRPIMSLSAGNRQKVAIVAALMHRPRLLLMDEPFNYLDAKSVRVVKELMQRHLESGGSILFTTHIMEVAERVCTRIGIVSSGRLMMEGTPREIMSAANAGNLEDAFLRAIRAEEEIRELMEGL; encoded by the coding sequence ATGGGTTGTGCATTGAGAATTGAAAAACTAACCGTCAAGTACGGGAGTAAGGCCGCCGTCGACGGCCTAAACACCTGCGTAAGGTCCGGGGAGACCTACTGCCTCCTCGGTCCCAATGGCGCTGGTAAGACATCTACGATTAAGGCGGTGCTCGGCCTCGTGAGGTATGATGGCGTCATAGACATACTTAGTATGGGGCCGCCGAGGCCCGAGGTCATGAACAACGTCGGCGCCGTCCTCGAGACACCGCTTGTCCTGGAGACCCTGAGCCCGAGGGACTTCCTGGAATTCGTGGGCTCCGTGAGGGGTGTTGGGGATTCGAGGTACGTGGAGGCCTTGGTTAGGGCCCTGGGCCTTGAGGAGTTCATTGATAGGCCAATAATGTCTCTCTCGGCGGGCAATAGGCAGAAGGTGGCCATAGTGGCGGCCCTAATGCATAGGCCTAGGCTCCTACTCATGGATGAGCCCTTCAACTACCTTGATGCCAAGTCCGTCAGGGTTGTCAAGGAGTTGATGCAGAGGCACCTTGAGTCTGGGGGCTCAATACTCTTCACGACGCACATAATGGAGGTTGCGGAGAGGGTTTGTACGAGGATTGGTATTGTGAGTAGTGGTAGGTTAATGATGGAGGGGACGCCCAGGGAGATCATGAGTGCCGCAAATGCAGGCAATCTAGAGGATGCCTTCCTAAGGGCCATAAGGGCTGAGGAGGAGATTAGGGAGTTAATGGAGGGACTTTAA
- a CDS encoding chloride channel protein, whose product MRIRELPYFVKWFILGTVIGVVAGLSALTFYFALKLMEYLFILKLVGYEIPEPLGEGGSLNYVFHAERIWLIPLSTALGGLLSGLIVYTWAPEAEGHGTDAAINAFHRLQGRIRRRIPPIKLIASAITIGSGGSAGREGPTAQLSAGIGSILADLFSLPPEDRRIAVAVGIGAGIGSIFKAPIGGAILAAEVLYKRDFESEVLFPALVASAIGYVIFSSVTGFTPIFGYYMGTFNPLRLPLYAVLGVIDGLMAILYVKTFYSVHDAFKRWRVSNYIKPVVGGAVTGLIGLLFPEVLGTGYGWLNLAEFNVANAFISPVIALPLLIILALLPFLKIVATSFSIGSGGSGGVYAPGLVIGAFTGFDAWLIFHYLVPGLAPDPAPFVIISMLALFGAAAKAPLAVMFMVVEMTGSYQLLPGAMIAVAIAYLISGDYTIYRAQVPTRRDSPAHADEYRVPLLMEIRVNECELIKEPIAHADEDVATALNRMLRYRYTALPVIDPEGRFMGVVSLYDMGRGRGRVRDYVRPMRYVTPESTLYDALGVMSEAGTTWAPVVNNGEFLGILTMEGMNRAYSERLRGLRANA is encoded by the coding sequence ATGAGGATTAGAGAACTTCCTTACTTCGTTAAGTGGTTTATATTGGGTACCGTGATTGGCGTTGTGGCAGGGCTCTCGGCGTTGACGTTCTACTTCGCGCTTAAGCTCATGGAGTACCTATTCATACTGAAGCTTGTTGGTTATGAAATACCCGAGCCATTGGGTGAGGGCGGTTCGCTGAACTACGTATTCCACGCAGAACGTATTTGGTTAATACCACTATCAACCGCGCTCGGCGGTCTATTATCGGGTCTCATAGTTTACACCTGGGCCCCTGAGGCCGAGGGTCACGGGACTGACGCCGCCATAAACGCCTTCCACAGACTCCAGGGTAGGATTAGGAGGAGGATACCGCCGATTAAGCTCATTGCCTCGGCGATAACCATTGGGTCTGGCGGCAGTGCCGGTAGGGAGGGGCCCACGGCCCAGCTTAGTGCAGGGATTGGGTCAATCCTTGCAGACCTATTCTCATTGCCACCCGAGGATAGGAGAATCGCGGTTGCGGTGGGTATTGGGGCAGGCATCGGCTCAATATTCAAGGCGCCAATAGGCGGCGCGATACTGGCCGCCGAGGTACTCTATAAGAGGGACTTTGAGTCTGAGGTCCTCTTTCCAGCCCTTGTGGCCTCTGCCATTGGTTACGTAATATTCAGCTCCGTCACGGGATTCACACCGATATTCGGCTATTACATGGGCACATTCAACCCACTGAGGCTACCGCTCTACGCCGTGCTTGGCGTGATCGACGGGTTAATGGCGATACTCTACGTTAAGACCTTCTACTCAGTACATGACGCATTCAAGAGGTGGAGGGTTAGTAACTACATAAAGCCCGTGGTGGGTGGGGCCGTGACTGGGTTAATTGGGCTGCTATTTCCCGAGGTTTTGGGCACAGGTTATGGTTGGTTAAACCTGGCGGAATTCAACGTTGCCAACGCCTTCATATCACCGGTAATCGCGCTACCACTGTTGATAATCCTCGCATTGCTACCCTTCCTCAAGATAGTGGCCACGTCATTCTCAATAGGCTCTGGGGGTAGTGGCGGCGTTTATGCCCCAGGCCTAGTCATTGGGGCGTTCACGGGGTTCGACGCTTGGTTAATCTTCCACTACCTGGTGCCGGGTCTAGCCCCAGACCCAGCCCCATTCGTGATAATAAGCATGTTAGCCCTCTTCGGCGCCGCGGCTAAGGCGCCGTTGGCGGTGATGTTCATGGTCGTTGAAATGACGGGTAGCTACCAACTACTGCCAGGCGCGATGATTGCCGTGGCAATAGCCTACCTAATCTCGGGTGACTACACGATTTATAGGGCCCAGGTACCCACAAGGAGGGATTCGCCGGCCCATGCCGATGAGTACAGGGTGCCGTTGTTAATGGAGATTAGGGTTAATGAGTGCGAATTGATTAAGGAGCCCATCGCCCACGCCGATGAGGATGTAGCCACCGCACTAAACAGGATGCTTAGGTATAGGTACACGGCACTACCCGTCATTGATCCCGAGGGCAGGTTCATGGGTGTGGTAAGTCTCTACGACATGGGCAGGGGTAGGGGTAGGGTGCGTGATTACGTGAGGCCCATGCGCTACGTAACTCCGGAGTCAACACTTTACGATGCATTGGGCGTGATGAGTGAGGCAGGCACCACGTGGGCGCCCGTGGTAAATAACGGTGAATTCCTGGGGATACTAACCATGGAGGGCATGAATAGGGCCTACTCAGAGAGGTTAAGGGGGTTAAGGGCTAACGCCTAA
- a CDS encoding acetate--CoA ligase family protein, which yields MSVSLNYLLNPRSIAIIGATAREGSVGGVITRNLLTKFRGRVYLVNPGYNELLGHRVYRSVLEVPDEVDLAVIVTPAPTVPKIMSECVAKGVRVAVIISGGFSEVGEDGAKLEREVKEAAQGRVRILGPNCIGVYNAFNGLDTFFIPQGRMERPRAGPIALISQSGAVAAAILDWAARKGIGVGIAVNYGNKLDISEVELLEALVGNEDLRVVVMYVEGLKYPGEGRRLLEVMRQVTKVKPVIVYKAGRSKSSGRAVKSHTAALAGNYEIYRAMLRQTGAIEVNNLMDALEVAKALATQPLPRGNRVLIITDSGGAGVQAVDNVESVGLVVPELPQEVRSTLAKSLPPFVSTANPIDLTGSATDAMYKFVLDTVLPTGHIDMALVLAQMQLPGMTPKLADYVIEARRFGKPIVVYGISANEDARAFKARLEEGGVPTYERLETAANALRALYEYAVTRGLVRPR from the coding sequence GTGAGTGTGAGCCTCAACTACTTACTTAATCCTAGGTCAATAGCCATAATAGGCGCCACGGCTAGGGAGGGGAGCGTTGGTGGTGTCATAACCAGGAACCTACTGACGAAGTTCAGGGGTAGGGTCTACCTGGTCAACCCAGGTTATAATGAGTTACTCGGTCATAGGGTTTACAGGTCAGTGCTTGAGGTTCCCGATGAGGTTGACTTGGCCGTGATAGTTACGCCAGCGCCCACAGTACCCAAAATAATGAGTGAATGCGTTGCTAAGGGTGTTAGGGTTGCCGTAATAATTAGTGGTGGTTTTAGTGAGGTTGGTGAGGACGGGGCAAAACTCGAGAGGGAGGTTAAGGAAGCGGCACAGGGTAGGGTCAGGATACTCGGTCCCAACTGCATTGGTGTTTACAACGCCTTTAATGGCCTAGACACATTCTTCATACCACAGGGCAGGATGGAGAGACCTAGGGCGGGGCCAATAGCCCTCATAAGCCAGAGCGGTGCCGTTGCTGCTGCGATCCTCGATTGGGCGGCTAGGAAGGGTATTGGCGTTGGCATTGCTGTGAACTACGGAAATAAGCTCGACATTAGTGAGGTGGAGTTGCTCGAGGCCTTGGTGGGTAATGAGGATCTGAGGGTCGTGGTCATGTACGTGGAGGGGTTGAAGTACCCTGGGGAGGGCAGGAGGTTACTTGAGGTTATGAGGCAGGTGACTAAGGTTAAGCCCGTGATTGTCTACAAGGCAGGTAGGTCGAAGTCCTCGGGTAGGGCCGTTAAGTCCCACACGGCCGCCCTGGCGGGTAATTACGAGATCTACAGGGCAATGCTAAGGCAGACAGGTGCCATAGAGGTTAATAACTTGATGGATGCGCTCGAGGTCGCTAAGGCATTAGCCACACAGCCGTTGCCAAGGGGCAACAGGGTCTTAATAATCACCGATAGTGGCGGGGCTGGTGTTCAGGCTGTTGATAATGTGGAGTCCGTTGGATTGGTAGTGCCCGAGCTGCCTCAGGAGGTTCGGAGCACCCTGGCCAAGTCATTACCACCCTTCGTAAGCACTGCAAACCCGATTGACTTGACGGGTAGTGCCACGGACGCCATGTACAAGTTCGTCCTAGACACCGTACTACCGACTGGCCACATCGACATGGCGCTGGTACTAGCCCAAATGCAGTTGCCTGGCATGACGCCTAAGCTTGCGGATTACGTAATCGAGGCCAGGAGGTTCGGTAAGCCAATAGTCGTTTATGGAATCAGCGCGAATGAGGATGCGAGGGCCTTTAAGGCGAGGCTTGAGGAGGGTGGTGTGCCGACGTACGAGAGGTTGGAGACCGCGGCTAACGCCCTGAGGGCTCTGTACGAATACGCGGTCACCAGGGGGTTAGTCCGTCCTCGTTAG
- a CDS encoding MFS transporter yields MHRSVYLILMIKGLRTFVFGMVSVLTPIYLAMLGFPPTYVGVSLFLMVLGNVFSNLLLTWFGDVIGRRRLLIVFSILMFTSGLLLFSSSLYPVLALALFMGNISTTGTEAGPFQSVEVGVLPRFTGNGLGRALGIYNLLGYSASSLGALASSLPAYLGDKLVFVRSMYLIYAMAGLVMVIAYGALGNIEAGRRRPGLRGLGRAAIADIRNLSILFSADAFGGGLVTQSLLSYWFYIRYGVSLGKLGLVFMVVNVVTAASLVIAPLIAERIGNLRTMVYTHIVSNVFLILIPLAGSFTGSLTLLLLRQGVSQMDVPTRQAFMAQVFSDEERVPANAITNTARSIGSLPGPLIVGDLISQGLYSLPFIISGFMKMAYDLTIYLMYRGRVVR; encoded by the coding sequence ATGCATAGGAGTGTTTACTTGATTTTAATGATCAAGGGGTTGAGGACCTTTGTCTTTGGCATGGTCAGTGTGTTGACGCCTATTTACCTGGCAATGCTGGGTTTCCCACCAACCTACGTTGGCGTCTCCCTATTCCTGATGGTCCTCGGTAATGTTTTCTCGAATTTATTACTGACGTGGTTTGGTGATGTGATTGGTAGGAGGAGGTTATTGATTGTTTTTAGTATCCTCATGTTCACATCAGGCCTACTGCTATTTTCATCATCACTATACCCAGTATTAGCCCTGGCGTTGTTTATGGGTAACATAAGTACGACGGGTACTGAGGCAGGTCCCTTCCAGTCCGTTGAGGTTGGCGTGCTACCTAGGTTCACGGGCAATGGGTTGGGTAGGGCCTTGGGTATTTACAACCTCCTTGGCTACTCAGCCTCATCACTGGGCGCCCTTGCCTCATCATTACCAGCCTACCTGGGGGATAAACTGGTGTTTGTTAGGTCGATGTACCTCATATACGCCATGGCCGGTTTAGTCATGGTTATCGCCTACGGCGCCCTGGGCAATATTGAGGCTGGCAGGAGGAGACCGGGACTGAGGGGTTTGGGTAGGGCCGCCATTGCCGACATTAGGAATTTATCAATACTATTCTCTGCGGATGCCTTTGGCGGTGGGTTGGTTACGCAGTCCCTACTATCCTACTGGTTTTACATTCGTTACGGCGTATCCCTGGGGAAGTTGGGGCTTGTTTTCATGGTTGTTAATGTGGTTACGGCGGCCTCGCTGGTGATCGCACCGTTGATTGCGGAGAGGATTGGTAATTTGAGGACCATGGTCTACACACACATAGTGTCCAACGTATTCCTAATTCTCATACCACTCGCTGGTTCATTCACGGGAAGCCTCACACTCCTCCTACTTAGGCAGGGTGTTTCCCAGATGGATGTCCCGACTAGGCAGGCATTCATGGCTCAGGTATTTAGTGATGAGGAGAGGGTTCCGGCGAATGCCATTACGAACACCGCGAGGAGCATTGGTTCCCTACCGGGGCCGTTAATAGTTGGTGACTTAATATCCCAGGGGCTCTACTCCCTACCATTCATAATAAGTGGGTTTATGAAGATGGCGTATGACCTGACGATATACCTCATGTACAGGGGTAGGGTCGTGAGGTAG
- a CDS encoding DNA-directed RNA polymerase: MFRVLTLEDYIRIPPSRFGEPLERVAFEVLWNQYVGRVERDVGVYVAIFDVETSRRGVVIFGDGATYNRVRFKALVYTPLVNEVVEGEVVRTEDFGAFVRIGPIDALIHRTQMMEDNVVLYDKQSGAFVGERSRRRLGRGDVVRARVVGVSYVTAGNRDVVRVSLTLRQPMLGKLEWIEEELSGAKKRAQTKAQQKQ, translated from the coding sequence ATGTTCAGGGTTTTGACCCTTGAGGACTACATTAGGATTCCGCCCAGCAGGTTTGGTGAACCCCTGGAGAGGGTTGCCTTCGAGGTTTTGTGGAACCAGTATGTGGGTAGGGTTGAGAGGGATGTGGGTGTTTACGTGGCTATCTTCGACGTTGAGACCAGTAGGAGGGGCGTGGTAATATTCGGCGATGGGGCCACGTACAATAGGGTCCGGTTCAAGGCCCTGGTCTACACACCGCTTGTTAATGAGGTTGTTGAGGGTGAGGTGGTTAGGACCGAGGACTTTGGGGCGTTCGTTAGGATTGGGCCCATTGATGCGTTGATACATAGGACTCAGATGATGGAGGATAACGTGGTCCTCTACGACAAGCAGAGTGGGGCCTTCGTGGGCGAGCGCAGTAGGCGTAGGCTTGGTAGGGGTGATGTGGTTAGGGCTAGGGTCGTGGGGGTTAGCTACGTGACGGCGGGTAACAGGGACGTGGTTAGGGTTAGCCTAACCCTTAGGCAGCCAATGCTTGGTAAGCTTGAGTGGATTGAGGAGGAACTCAGCGGCGCCAAGAAGAGGGCGCAGACAAAGGCTCAGCAAAAGCAATAG
- a CDS encoding class I SAM-dependent methyltransferase, translating to MLGYKLYVRNYYEALDTRYLELYLRDSVLSYLRAAEGLGVRGLRVLDIGCGVGVGAGLLSGSARQYVCLDMACGVLRYPNYLPNVDVICADAALLPIRPGSIDYALLINVVNAEADGEQVVREALGLGARVYAESPRAVDNELIRRLISLGF from the coding sequence ATGCTTGGGTATAAGCTCTATGTACGTAATTACTACGAGGCATTGGACACGAGATACCTAGAGCTTTACCTGAGGGATAGCGTGCTTAGCTACCTCAGGGCCGCCGAGGGGTTGGGGGTCAGGGGTTTGAGGGTTCTCGACATTGGCTGTGGTGTTGGTGTTGGGGCGGGCCTGTTGTCTGGCTCGGCTAGGCAGTACGTGTGCCTGGACATGGCCTGCGGCGTGCTTAGGTACCCCAATTACCTGCCCAACGTTGACGTGATCTGTGCCGACGCGGCCCTACTACCCATTAGGCCTGGCTCCATTGACTACGCCCTGCTCATCAACGTCGTTAATGCCGAGGCAGATGGGGAGCAGGTGGTTAGGGAGGCCCTGGGCCTCGGCGCGAGGGTTTATGCCGAGTCGCCCAGGGCTGTGGATAATGAGTTAATTAGGCGACTAATTTCCTTAGGTTTTTAA
- a CDS encoding S-methyl-5'-thioadenosine phosphorylase, which translates to MVGVRKLTVTRAPVSPSELGVDSLPYVGVIGGSGLYEAGFFSEYFEVQLHTPYGLPSDNVVIGRVGGEWVAFLPRHGRGHRYPPHRIPYRANAWALWALGVRAVISVSAVGSLRQDFAPGDFVIPDQFFDATKGREYTFFDGPRTCHIQIGLEPFNPVINQLLYEEASRVNRTHLGGCYVCIEGPRFSTKAESRVWRDVYGCDIIGMTLVPEINLVRELGMCYSLLALVTDYDIWVPHQPVTADLVERVMGEKLELARKVLLNVIPRMPRDVHVKCEEVLGNACV; encoded by the coding sequence GTGGTTGGGGTTAGGAAGTTGACGGTTACTAGGGCGCCTGTGAGTCCAAGTGAGTTGGGTGTTGATTCGTTGCCTTATGTCGGTGTTATTGGTGGTAGTGGACTTTATGAGGCTGGGTTCTTTAGTGAGTATTTTGAGGTTCAGCTTCACACGCCTTATGGGTTGCCCAGTGATAATGTGGTGATTGGTAGGGTTGGTGGTGAGTGGGTTGCGTTCCTGCCTAGGCATGGTCGTGGGCATAGGTACCCGCCGCATAGGATACCGTATAGGGCGAATGCATGGGCTTTGTGGGCGTTGGGTGTTAGGGCTGTGATTAGTGTTAGTGCTGTGGGTAGTCTTAGGCAGGACTTTGCGCCTGGTGACTTCGTTATTCCCGATCAATTCTTTGATGCGACTAAGGGTAGGGAGTACACGTTCTTTGATGGGCCTAGGACCTGCCATATACAGATTGGTCTTGAGCCTTTTAACCCCGTAATTAATCAACTGCTCTATGAGGAGGCCTCCAGGGTTAATAGGACCCACCTTGGCGGGTGCTATGTGTGTATTGAGGGCCCGAGGTTTAGTACTAAGGCTGAGTCTAGGGTTTGGAGGGATGTTTATGGCTGTGACATAATTGGGATGACGCTCGTGCCGGAGATTAACCTTGTGCGTGAGCTCGGCATGTGTTACTCACTGCTTGCCCTGGTGACTGACTACGACATTTGGGTTCCGCATCAGCCTGTTACGGCTGACTTGGTGGAGAGGGTTATGGGTGAGAAGCTGGAGCTTGCGCGTAAGGTCCTGCTGAATGTAATACCGAGGATGCCCAGGGATGTTCATGTTAAGTGTGAGGAGGTTCTTGGGAATGCCTGTGTTTGA
- a CDS encoding translation initiation factor: MGVVLGIWSMSGEGQGDIVDELLSSVLGGESGSEAEIAKEQALVRVRVERRRRHLVTVIEFDSSDVKALDIDGIAKELKRRLAAGGTVRENSIEVQGDQRQRVKKLLVEMGFREENILIDETITET; encoded by the coding sequence ATGGGCGTTGTGTTAGGTATTTGGTCCATGAGCGGAGAAGGTCAGGGAGATATAGTTGATGAGTTGCTTTCGTCGGTGCTTGGTGGTGAGAGTGGTAGTGAGGCGGAGATCGCGAAGGAACAGGCCCTTGTTAGGGTTAGGGTTGAAAGGAGGAGGAGGCACTTGGTGACTGTAATTGAGTTTGATAGTTCCGATGTTAAGGCCCTGGACATTGATGGTATTGCCAAGGAGCTTAAGCGTAGGCTTGCAGCTGGTGGTACTGTTAGGGAGAATTCAATTGAGGTTCAGGGTGACCAGAGGCAGAGGGTTAAGAAGTTACTCGTTGAGATGGGGTTTAGGGAGGAGAACATTCTTATTGACGAGACCATTACGGAGACCTAG
- a CDS encoding MFS transporter, with amino-acid sequence MMRNRGEVLKISFSAFFADLGYQTAVVMFPLVFVIILGAPVWLYGVAEAVNYGLGSLIGFLGGLLGDVYGRKRIAVIGNAVITVVALLGFSRYWWEAWLIFLVGWWTRNLRTPPRRAMLSEVTEPGERSEAFGILHALDIAGAVLAITYTAVLLYLRFPIEYLLAVTAIPLVISTLILSMVNAGRARAGAGLGATGLRATHRFVWLIVLSTFFFGFSQYSFGFPVITTAEFTHEDYLAVVTYGMFLTASAVFGYVFGRLRINEYGGLAFLGYLLGSLASLGFALLAPLGVLGLYPMAFMLGMAVAATEVFEPTIISKLMPSESVGSGMGLLTFGRSVGVFLGNVIMGALYQLHYAYAYYFASASSLVAFTIVLAVIMRGSLTR; translated from the coding sequence TTGATGAGGAATCGTGGTGAGGTTCTTAAGATATCATTCTCCGCATTCTTCGCGGACCTTGGGTATCAAACTGCCGTGGTCATGTTCCCACTGGTATTCGTCATAATCCTAGGCGCCCCCGTGTGGCTTTACGGCGTTGCCGAGGCCGTTAATTATGGCCTCGGGAGCCTCATTGGATTCCTAGGTGGGTTGCTCGGTGATGTCTACGGCAGGAAGAGGATTGCCGTGATTGGCAATGCTGTGATAACGGTAGTCGCACTACTTGGCTTCTCCAGGTATTGGTGGGAGGCCTGGCTAATATTCCTAGTTGGTTGGTGGACGAGAAATCTCAGGACACCGCCAAGGAGGGCCATGCTCAGTGAGGTCACGGAGCCTGGGGAAAGGAGTGAGGCCTTTGGGATTCTCCACGCACTCGACATAGCGGGTGCCGTGCTGGCCATAACGTACACCGCCGTACTACTCTACCTCAGGTTCCCCATTGAGTACTTGCTCGCAGTCACGGCAATACCACTGGTAATATCGACATTAATACTATCAATGGTCAACGCGGGCAGGGCAAGGGCTGGCGCGGGGCTCGGAGCCACGGGCCTGAGGGCGACACATAGGTTTGTGTGGTTAATCGTACTATCCACATTCTTCTTCGGGTTCTCACAGTATAGTTTTGGGTTCCCAGTCATAACAACCGCCGAGTTCACGCATGAGGACTACCTAGCCGTGGTGACGTACGGGATGTTCCTAACTGCCTCGGCGGTGTTCGGCTACGTCTTCGGTAGGTTGAGGATAAATGAATACGGCGGCCTGGCATTCCTCGGCTACCTACTTGGCTCCCTAGCCTCACTGGGCTTTGCCTTACTGGCTCCCCTGGGCGTCCTGGGCCTATACCCAATGGCATTCATGCTGGGCATGGCCGTGGCGGCCACCGAGGTCTTCGAACCAACGATAATATCGAAACTAATGCCCAGTGAGTCGGTGGGCTCCGGCATGGGACTACTGACCTTTGGCAGGAGTGTGGGGGTATTCCTTGGGAATGTAATCATGGGTGCACTATACCAATTACACTACGCCTACGCCTACTACTTCGCATCAGCCTCATCACTGGTGGCCTTCACAATAGTCCTAGCGGTGATTATGAGGGGGTCATTAACGCGTTGA